A window from Danio aesculapii chromosome 6, fDanAes4.1, whole genome shotgun sequence encodes these proteins:
- the dr1 gene encoding protein Dr1, translating to MASSSGNDDDLTIPRAAINKMIKETLPNVRVANDARELVVNCCTEFIHLVSSEANEICNKSEKKTISPEHVINALESLGFGSYIAEVKDVLQECKTVALKRRKASSRLENLGIPEEELLRQQQELFAKARQQQAELAQQEWLQMQQAAQQAQLAAASASSTQQAGSSQDEDEEDDM from the exons ATGGCATCTTCTTCGGGGAACGACGATGATCTGACCATCCCGAGGGCGGCGATCAATAAAATGATCAAAGAAACGCTTCCCAATGTGCGGGTAGCGAACGATGCCAGAGAGCTGGTGGTAAACTGCTGCACGGAGTTCATTCACCTCGTCTCATCAGAGGCCAACGAGATCTGCAATAAATCAGAAAAGAAAACTATATCCCCGGAACATGTTATAAACG CACTGGAAAGTCTAGGATTTGGGTCATACATCGCAGAAGTAAAAGACGTTCTGCAGGAGTGTAAAACTGTAGCACTTAAAAGAAGAAAGGCCAGCTCTCGACTAGAGAACCTGGGCATTCCCGAGGAAGAGCTTCTCCGCCAACAACAGGAATTATTTGCTAAG GCACGGCAGCAGCAGGCTGAACTGGCACAGCAGGAGTGGTTACAGATGCAGCAGGCCGCCCAGCAGGCACAGTTAGCTGCGGCTTCGGCCAGTTCCACTCAGCAGGCTGGATCTTCccaagatgaagatgaagaggaCGACATGTGA